The DNA segment TCCCGACGAGACACCGATCCCGAGAAGTACGCGATGTTCTACCGCCATAAAATCACGCGTCCAGATCGGTGGAGATGAGTCCAGCGAGCTTATCGAGTGCTTCTGTTGCACTGTCGTCTTCGGTTGAAATAATAATTTCATCGCCATGTTCCGCACCGAGTGACATAATGTCGAGGACCGATGCAGCGTCTGCTTCTTCTCCATCGAGGGTGAGGGTGAACTCAACTCCAGTGGCTTCGGCAGCCTCAGCGAGCAAAGCGGCTGGGCGGGCGTGTAGTCCGACGGCGGAGGCTACGGTAACTGTACGAGAGATCATGAGTGATTCCTTCCTCTTTGAAGGTGCTTTACGCATACGACTTCAACATATTGTGGATGTTCTGAAAACAAAAAGACCTGAGATATGCATGCGCATTTCTCAGGTCTTGCCTTTTCAGTAACA comes from the Arcanobacterium phocisimile genome and includes:
- a CDS encoding HPr family phosphocarrier protein, which translates into the protein MISRTVTVASAVGLHARPAALLAEAAEATGVEFTLTLDGEEADAASVLDIMSLGAEHGDEIIISTEDDSATEALDKLAGLISTDLDA